The following proteins are co-located in the Pseudomonas fluorescens genome:
- a CDS encoding GNAT family N-acetyltransferase — protein MEPILELESARLVLRQWRDSDLPEFARMCADSQVMRYFPAKLSHLESAALIGRIRGHFAEYGFGFWALQRKDTREFIGLTGLQNVNFAADFGPAVEIGWRLAREHWGLGYASEAAWTALRCGFDRLQLDEILSFTTETNLPSQKVMQAIGMHYDPQADFEHPKVAADDPLRHHVLYRITRAQWLDTLHG, from the coding sequence ATGGAGCCGATACTGGAGTTGGAAAGCGCACGTCTGGTGCTGCGCCAATGGCGCGACAGCGACCTGCCGGAATTTGCGCGCATGTGCGCCGACTCGCAGGTGATGCGCTATTTCCCGGCCAAATTGAGCCATCTGGAAAGCGCCGCACTGATTGGGCGGATTCGCGGCCATTTTGCCGAATACGGTTTTGGCTTTTGGGCCTTGCAGCGCAAGGACACGCGCGAGTTTATCGGCCTGACCGGGCTGCAAAATGTCAATTTCGCAGCCGATTTTGGGCCGGCCGTCGAGATCGGCTGGCGCCTGGCCCGTGAGCACTGGGGCCTGGGCTACGCGAGCGAAGCGGCCTGGACTGCATTGCGCTGTGGTTTCGATCGGCTGCAACTGGATGAAATCCTGTCCTTCACCACCGAAACCAATCTGCCATCACAAAAAGTCATGCAGGCCATCGGTATGCATTACGATCCCCAGGCAGATTTTGAACACCCCAAGGTCGCAGCCGATGACCCGCTGCGCCATCACGTTTTGTATCGCATCACCCGCGCCCAATGGTTGGACACGCTGCACGGATAA
- a CDS encoding histone deacetylase family protein, producing the protein MPLPLIYHDDYSPEFPADHRFPMDKFRLLRDHLVDSGLTEDSQLLRPELCPAEILALAHEPGYIERYLSGELSREDQRRLGLPWNEALARRTVRAVGGSILAAEQALEHGLACHLAGGTHHAHYDYPAGFCIFNDLAVISHYLLASGRVNRILIFDCDVHQGDGTARILHDTPDAITVSLHCEKNFPARKAQSDWDIPLPMGMGDADYLKTVDDALNYLLPLYQPDLVLYDAGVDVHKDDALGYLKLTDAGLAARDESVMRHCLGRDIPVMGVIGGGYSKDRPALARRHGILHHSAQRVWTSSGCH; encoded by the coding sequence ATGCCCTTGCCACTGATCTACCACGACGACTACAGCCCCGAGTTCCCAGCGGACCACCGGTTCCCCATGGATAAGTTTCGCCTGTTGCGCGACCACCTGGTGGACAGCGGCCTGACCGAGGACAGCCAATTGCTGCGCCCGGAGCTGTGCCCGGCAGAGATTCTGGCCCTCGCCCATGAACCTGGGTATATCGAACGCTACCTGAGCGGCGAGTTGTCCCGTGAAGACCAACGCCGCCTCGGCCTGCCCTGGAACGAAGCCCTGGCCCGGCGCACTGTGCGCGCGGTCGGCGGCTCGATACTGGCCGCCGAACAGGCGCTGGAACACGGCCTGGCCTGCCACCTGGCGGGTGGCACCCATCATGCGCATTACGATTACCCGGCCGGCTTTTGCATCTTCAATGACCTCGCGGTGATCAGCCATTACCTGCTGGCCAGCGGGCGGGTCAACCGCATACTGATCTTCGACTGTGACGTGCATCAGGGCGACGGCACCGCACGCATCCTCCACGACACGCCGGATGCAATCACCGTATCGCTGCACTGCGAAAAAAACTTCCCCGCCCGCAAGGCCCAGAGTGACTGGGACATCCCGCTGCCCATGGGCATGGGCGATGCCGATTACCTCAAAACCGTGGACGACGCGCTCAACTATTTGCTGCCGCTTTACCAGCCGGACCTAGTGCTGTACGACGCCGGTGTCGATGTGCATAAAGATGACGCCCTCGGTTACCTCAAGCTGACAGATGCAGGCCTCGCCGCGCGGGATGAAAGCGTGATGCGCCACTGCCTGGGCCGCGACATTCCGGTCATGGGCGTGATTGGTGGTGGCTACAGCAAGGACCGCCCTGCCTTGGCCCGCCGCCACGGCATCCTGCATCACAGTGCACAGCGGGTGTGGACGTCATCCGGTTGTCATTGA
- a CDS encoding TIGR03862 family flavoprotein yields MPQAPSHHVTIIGGGPAGLMAAEVLSQAGVQVDLYDGMPSVGRKFLLAGVGGMNITHSEAYPAFLSRYAERAPQMAPLLRGFGAEALCEWIHGLGIQTFVGTSGRVFPTDMKAAPLLRAWLKRLRDQGVVIHTRHRWLGWTADGGLLIHSPDGEKTVHSDAMLLALGGGSWSRLGSDGAWLTLLEDKGVPCAPLQPSNCGFEVSAWSELMVSKFAGAPLKNVAIGVADDKPRLGECVVTATGIEGSLIYALSAPIREAINRAGSATVHIDLLPSKPLDKVQAALAKPRGSRSMSKHLHSQLGLDGVKAALLRELAPSAHFNDPALLAMDIKALPLTLVKTRPMDEAISTAGGVPFEALDERLMLKQLPGVFCAGEMLDWEAPTGGYLLTGCFASGRAAGRGMLEWLKH; encoded by the coding sequence ATGCCTCAAGCCCCTTCTCACCACGTCACCATCATCGGCGGCGGCCCTGCCGGGCTGATGGCCGCTGAAGTCTTGAGCCAGGCGGGCGTGCAGGTGGACCTGTATGACGGCATGCCGTCGGTGGGGCGCAAATTCCTGCTGGCGGGCGTGGGCGGCATGAACATCACCCACTCCGAGGCCTACCCCGCGTTCCTGTCGCGCTACGCCGAACGCGCGCCGCAGATGGCGCCATTGCTGCGCGGGTTTGGTGCCGAGGCGTTGTGCGAATGGATTCATGGCCTGGGCATTCAAACCTTTGTCGGCACCTCCGGCCGCGTGTTTCCTACCGACATGAAAGCCGCCCCGCTGCTGCGCGCCTGGCTCAAGCGCCTGCGCGACCAAGGCGTGGTTATCCACACCCGGCATCGTTGGTTGGGCTGGACCGCCGACGGCGGTTTACTTATCCACAGCCCGGACGGCGAGAAAACTGTCCACAGCGATGCCATGCTGCTGGCCTTGGGTGGCGGCAGTTGGTCACGCCTGGGCTCCGACGGCGCGTGGCTCACATTGCTGGAAGACAAAGGCGTGCCCTGCGCCCCGCTGCAACCGAGCAATTGCGGCTTCGAGGTGTCAGCCTGGAGCGAATTGATGGTCAGCAAATTCGCCGGCGCGCCGTTGAAAAACGTCGCCATCGGCGTGGCGGATGACAAGCCTCGGCTGGGGGAATGTGTGGTCACGGCCACGGGTATCGAGGGCAGTTTGATCTACGCACTGTCGGCACCGATTCGTGAAGCGATCAACCGCGCGGGCTCAGCCACCGTGCACATCGACCTGCTGCCAAGCAAGCCGTTGGACAAAGTCCAGGCGGCCTTGGCCAAACCGCGTGGTTCGCGCTCGATGAGCAAGCATCTGCACAGCCAGTTGGGGTTGGACGGGGTGAAAGCGGCGCTGTTGCGTGAGTTGGCGCCTAGCGCGCACTTCAATGATCCGGCGCTGTTGGCGATGGATATCAAGGCACTGCCACTGACGCTGGTGAAGACACGGCCAATGGATGAGGCGATCAGCACCGCGGGCGGCGTGCCGTTCGAGGCGTTGGATGAGCGGTTGATGCTCAAGCAATTGCCGGGGGTGTTTTGTGCGGGGGAGATGCTGGATTGGGAAGCGCCGACCGGCGGCTACCTACTCACAGGATGCTTTGCCAGTGGGCGAGCGGCTGGGCGAGGGATGTTGGAGTGGCTTAAGCACTGA
- a CDS encoding DEAD/DEAH box helicase, protein MTFATLGLIEPLLRALETLGYQTPTPVQAQAIPAVLAGRDLMAAAQTGTGKTAGFALPLLQLLTMEGPKVAANSARALILCPTRELAEQVHTSVAEYAQHLPLTTYAVYGGVSINPQMMKLRKGVDILVATPGRLIDLFRQNALKLNQLQTLVLDEADRMLDLGFSEELANIYRMLPKKRQTLLFSATFSDEIRLLAGQMLNDPLTVEVSPRNVAANTVKQWVVPVDKKRKPELFVHLMRKGRWKQVLVFAKTRNGVDALVDKLQGLGINADGIHGDKPQATRQRALDRFKSSDVQILVATDVAARGLDIEDLPLVVNFDLPIVAEDYIHRIGRTGRAGNTGEAISLVCADEVNMLSAIEMLTRQTLTRKMEADFEPEHRVPDTDASGQVVKKPKKPKKPKASGGGGGKRNLGKWVESGDVAPAEPSIKPVRKVPVFNTGPRKKK, encoded by the coding sequence ATGACTTTCGCCACCCTTGGCCTGATCGAACCCTTGCTGCGCGCCCTTGAGACGCTTGGCTACCAGACCCCGACGCCGGTGCAGGCGCAAGCCATTCCGGCGGTGCTGGCCGGTCGCGACCTGATGGCTGCGGCCCAGACCGGCACCGGCAAGACCGCCGGTTTCGCCCTGCCGCTGCTGCAACTGCTGACCATGGAAGGGCCGAAAGTCGCTGCCAACTCGGCGCGCGCGCTGATCCTGTGCCCGACCCGTGAACTGGCCGAGCAGGTTCACACCAGTGTTGCCGAATACGCCCAGCACCTGCCGCTGACCACTTACGCGGTGTATGGCGGCGTGAGCATCAACCCGCAGATGATGAAGCTGCGCAAGGGCGTCGACATTCTGGTCGCCACGCCTGGCCGCCTGATCGACCTGTTCCGCCAGAACGCACTGAAGCTCAATCAGCTGCAAACCCTGGTGCTGGATGAAGCCGACCGCATGCTCGACCTGGGCTTCTCCGAAGAGCTGGCCAACATTTATCGCATGCTGCCGAAAAAGCGCCAGACCTTGCTGTTCTCCGCGACCTTCTCCGATGAGATCCGCTTGCTGGCCGGGCAGATGCTCAACGACCCACTGACTGTTGAAGTCAGCCCGCGCAACGTCGCCGCCAACACCGTGAAGCAATGGGTGGTGCCGGTGGACAAGAAGCGCAAGCCGGAGCTGTTTGTGCACCTGATGCGCAAAGGCCGCTGGAAGCAGGTGCTGGTGTTCGCCAAGACCCGTAACGGCGTGGATGCGCTGGTGGATAAATTGCAGGGCCTGGGCATCAATGCCGATGGCATCCACGGCGACAAGCCCCAAGCCACTCGTCAGCGTGCACTGGACCGTTTCAAGTCCAGCGACGTGCAGATTCTGGTCGCCACCGACGTGGCCGCGCGGGGGTTGGATATTGAAGACTTGCCGCTGGTGGTCAACTTTGACCTGCCGATCGTGGCCGAGGATTACATCCACCGTATCGGCCGCACCGGCCGCGCAGGTAACACCGGTGAGGCGATTTCCCTGGTGTGTGCCGATGAGGTGAACATGCTGTCGGCCATCGAGATGCTCACGCGTCAGACCTTGACCCGCAAGATGGAAGCGGATTTCGAGCCTGAGCACCGCGTGCCGGATACCGACGCCAGTGGGCAAGTGGTGAAGAAGCCGAAGAAACCGAAGAAGCCTAAGGCGTCGGGTGGCGGTGGCGGTAAGCGCAATTTGGGTAAGTGGGTGGAGAGTGGCGACGTAGCGCCGGCTGAGCCGTCGATTAAGCCGGTGCGCAAGGTGCCGGTGTTTAACACTGGGCCGCGTAAGAAAAAATAA
- the yedA gene encoding drug/metabolite exporter YedA yields MPGPRRFPLPLIAAFFALYVIWGSTYLVIRIGVEYWPPLMLGGIRFLVAGLAMYGFLRWRGAPAPTWVQWKAAAKIGVLLLTFGNGAVTVAEHTGVASGVAALAVATVPLFTLLCGYFWGARNTRLEWAGVVLGIIGIAMLNMGSNLQSSPTGAMLLLFAAASWAFGSVWSRHLPLPPGAMASAAEMIIAGVLLLVGSALTGERLHSIPPLEGWLALAYLAVFGSIIAFNAYMYLLKHVRPAAATSYAYVNPAVAVLLGIVFVGETIGMEEALAMLVIISAVLLISLPQWRKPKPEIR; encoded by the coding sequence ATGCCTGGCCCACGTCGCTTTCCCTTACCGTTGATCGCCGCCTTTTTTGCGTTGTATGTGATCTGGGGTTCTACCTACCTGGTGATTCGAATCGGCGTGGAGTACTGGCCGCCGCTGATGTTGGGCGGGATTCGATTCCTGGTGGCGGGGTTGGCGATGTATGGCTTTTTGCGCTGGCGCGGGGCGCCTGCGCCGACGTGGGTGCAGTGGAAGGCGGCCGCCAAGATCGGCGTTTTGCTGCTGACCTTTGGTAATGGCGCGGTGACGGTGGCCGAACACACCGGGGTGGCCTCCGGTGTGGCCGCGCTGGCGGTGGCGACGGTGCCGTTGTTCACCTTGTTGTGCGGGTATTTCTGGGGCGCGCGTAATACGCGTCTGGAGTGGGCCGGGGTGGTGCTGGGGATTATCGGCATCGCCATGCTCAACATGGGCTCCAACCTGCAATCGAGCCCGACAGGTGCCATGTTGTTGCTGTTTGCTGCCGCTTCCTGGGCCTTCGGTTCGGTATGGAGCCGGCATTTGCCGCTGCCGCCGGGCGCCATGGCCAGCGCGGCCGAGATGATCATTGCGGGTGTGTTGTTGCTGGTGGGCAGTGCACTGACCGGTGAGCGACTGCATTCCATCCCGCCGCTTGAGGGCTGGCTGGCCTTGGCGTATCTGGCCGTGTTTGGCTCGATCATCGCCTTCAACGCCTATATGTACCTGCTCAAGCACGTGCGCCCGGCGGCGGCGACCAGCTATGCCTATGTGAACCCGGCCGTCGCCGTGTTGTTGGGCATTGTGTTCGTCGGCGAGACCATCGGCATGGAAGAAGCCTTGGCCATGCTGGTGATCATCAGCGCGGTGCTGTTGATCAGCCTGCCCCAGTGGCGAAAGCCCAAGCCGGAAATAAGGTAA
- a CDS encoding Lrp/AsnC family transcriptional regulator → MDKYDRMLLSALLKDGRASYAELARTVNLSAPAVAERVAKLEASGVITGYQAKVDLSKIGLPIQCTIELRLTNNGSQKVYDALAEIPELTECHRVTGDPCVIMQAAVGSMPELENLINRVAKFGFSKTSIILSSAIERRVPLGQLEANGKNGG, encoded by the coding sequence ATGGACAAATACGACCGCATGCTCCTCAGCGCCCTGCTCAAAGACGGCCGCGCTTCCTACGCCGAACTGGCCCGCACGGTAAACCTCTCCGCGCCGGCCGTGGCTGAACGCGTGGCCAAGCTGGAAGCCAGCGGCGTAATCACCGGGTATCAGGCCAAGGTGGACCTGTCCAAAATCGGCTTGCCGATCCAGTGCACGATCGAGCTGCGCTTGACCAACAACGGCAGCCAGAAGGTGTACGACGCATTGGCTGAAATCCCCGAACTAACCGAATGCCACCGGGTGACAGGCGACCCGTGCGTGATCATGCAGGCGGCAGTGGGCTCGATGCCGGAGTTGGAGAACCTGATCAACCGGGTGGCGAAGTTCGGGTTCAGCAAGACCTCGATTATTTTGTCCAGCGCGATAGAGCGGCGGGTGCCGTTGGGGCAGTTGGAGGCCAATGGGAAAAACGGCGGCTGA